One stretch of Lysobacter sp. TY2-98 DNA includes these proteins:
- a CDS encoding response regulator — translation MTDTVPARVLVIDDEPQIRRFLDISLRSQGYAVLDAATAGDGLARLATEGADLVILDLGLPDRDGIDALRELRQWSSVPVVVLTARADEDEKVRVLDAGANDYVTKPFGIRELMARLRALRRTQATADGEPPIYDDGALRIDPLRREVTLHGAPVSLTRKEYALLVLLVRHAGRVVTQPQLLREVWGPTHQDDTHYLRILVGKLRQKLGDDATHPRWIATEPGVGLRFLGRG, via the coding sequence ATGACCGACACCGTGCCTGCGCGCGTGCTGGTCATCGACGACGAGCCGCAGATCCGTCGCTTCCTCGACATTTCGCTGCGTTCGCAGGGCTATGCGGTGCTCGACGCGGCCACCGCGGGCGACGGACTCGCGCGCCTCGCCACCGAAGGCGCGGACCTCGTCATCCTCGATCTGGGCCTGCCCGACCGCGACGGCATCGATGCTCTGCGCGAACTGCGCCAGTGGTCGAGCGTGCCGGTCGTGGTGCTGACTGCGCGCGCCGATGAAGACGAGAAGGTGCGCGTGCTCGACGCCGGCGCGAACGACTACGTCACCAAGCCATTCGGCATCCGCGAACTGATGGCGCGCCTGCGTGCATTGCGCCGCACGCAGGCAACGGCCGACGGCGAGCCCCCCATCTACGACGACGGCGCGCTGCGCATCGATCCGCTGCGACGCGAAGTAACGCTGCACGGCGCACCGGTGTCGCTCACGCGCAAGGAGTACGCCCTGCTGGTGCTGCTGGTGCGCCATGCCGGCCGCGTGGTGACGCAGCCGCAGTTGCTGCGCGAGGTGTGGGGGCCGACGCACCAGGACGACACCCACTACCTGCGCATCCTAGTCGGCAAGCTGCGCCAGAAGCTGGGCGACGATGCCACGCATCCGCGCTGGATCGCCACCGAACCCGGCGTCGGCCTGCGATTTCTCGGACGCGGTTGA